A single region of the Acinetobacter sp. WCHA45 genome encodes:
- the cysM gene encoding cysteine synthase CysM, with the protein MTNTQTDFLADEFLLDYYVGKSPLVRLQRLASHTQATVLAKLEGNNPAGSVKDRPAYNMIVQAEKRGQIQPGDTLIEATSGNTGIALAMVAAMRGYKMKLIMPNNMSQERKDAMLAYGAELIEVTKQQGMEGARDLALQMQADGKGFVLNQFGNPDNVEAHYLTTGPEIWKQTGGKITHFVSSMGTTGTIMGVSKYLKEQNPDIQIVGLQPSDGSSIAGIRRWPEEYLPTIFDRRRVDRIIDIPQIEAEKTMRKLARTEGISAGTSSGGAVWASIKIAEEHPDAVIVCIICDRGDRYLSTGLFSVQD; encoded by the coding sequence ATGACGAATACGCAAACTGATTTTTTAGCAGATGAATTTTTACTAGATTATTATGTCGGTAAAAGCCCTTTAGTGCGTTTGCAACGTTTAGCAAGTCATACTCAAGCTACCGTATTAGCGAAATTAGAAGGTAATAATCCTGCTGGCTCAGTCAAAGATCGCCCTGCTTATAACATGATTGTTCAAGCAGAGAAACGTGGACAAATTCAACCTGGTGATACTTTAATTGAAGCCACTAGCGGTAACACTGGCATTGCTTTAGCCATGGTTGCAGCCATGCGTGGTTATAAAATGAAGCTGATCATGCCGAATAACATGAGCCAAGAACGTAAAGATGCAATGTTGGCTTATGGTGCTGAGTTAATCGAAGTGACTAAACAGCAAGGTATGGAAGGCGCACGCGATTTAGCTTTACAAATGCAGGCTGATGGCAAAGGTTTTGTCCTAAATCAATTTGGTAATCCAGACAATGTAGAGGCGCATTACCTCACCACAGGCCCTGAAATCTGGAAGCAGACGGGTGGAAAAATCACTCATTTTGTCAGCTCGATGGGGACGACAGGAACCATTATGGGGGTCTCTAAGTATTTAAAAGAACAGAACCCTGATATTCAAATTGTGGGCTTACAACCCTCTGATGGTTCGAGCATTGCGGGAATTCGCCGTTGGCCTGAAGAATATCTTCCAACTATTTTTGATCGTCGTCGTGTGGATCGAATTATTGATATTCCACAAATCGAAGCAGAAAAAACCATGCGTAAGTTGGCGCGCACAGAAGGTATTAGTGCAGGTACTTCTTCAGGCGGTGCAGTTTGGGCATCAATTAAAATTGCTGAAGAACACCCAGATGCTGTGATTGTCTGCATTATCTGTGACCGAGGTGATCGTTATTTATCAACAGGGCTGTTTTCAGTTCAAGATTAA
- a CDS encoding 3'-5' exonuclease — translation MNLRFPILVFDIETLTDLKAGAHLYHLDLPEADVEQALTKIRRQESGMDFQRLPLHEIVCISGLWIDEKGFRLFSFSQEQSTEAEMLTKFLSIFDKKQPTLVSWNGSQFDLPVILFRAMYHGLSAPSLFDQGEIDNQKRFNNYQNRYHHRHVDLMDVMAMFNGRNFQKLDDVACLLGFPGKRGETGYHVPEYVSTEQWLKLTSYCEGDVLNTWLIYLRWLLLKGQLNQHDHQHWLQTTIDYLQTQTQQTEFLQVWQQTSQYTVFTANTFAPKN, via the coding sequence ATGAATTTACGTTTTCCAATTTTAGTTTTTGATATTGAGACACTAACCGATTTAAAGGCGGGTGCTCATCTTTATCATCTTGATTTACCTGAAGCCGATGTTGAACAAGCATTAACTAAGATTCGCCGTCAAGAATCTGGTATGGATTTTCAACGCCTACCTTTGCATGAAATTGTCTGTATTTCAGGTTTATGGATTGATGAAAAGGGCTTCCGCCTGTTTTCATTTAGTCAGGAGCAAAGTACAGAAGCTGAAATGCTGACAAAATTCCTGTCCATTTTTGACAAGAAGCAGCCGACACTGGTGAGCTGGAATGGCTCGCAGTTTGACTTGCCTGTGATTCTGTTCCGAGCCATGTATCATGGGCTTTCTGCGCCCAGCCTGTTTGATCAGGGTGAAATTGATAACCAAAAGCGCTTTAACAACTACCAGAACCGTTACCACCACCGTCATGTCGATTTGATGGATGTGATGGCAATGTTTAATGGTCGAAATTTTCAAAAACTTGATGATGTTGCTTGTCTGTTGGGATTCCCTGGAAAGCGTGGTGAAACGGGTTATCATGTGCCAGAGTATGTGAGTACTGAACAATGGTTAAAACTGACCAGTTATTGTGAAGGTGATGTTTTAAATACATGGTTGATCTATTTACGTTGGTTGTTGCTCAAAGGGCAGCTTAATCAACATGATCATCAGCATTGGCTTCAAACCACGATCGATTATTTACAAACTCAAACGCAACAAACAGAATTCTTACAGGTATGGCAACAAACATCGCAATATACTGTATTTACCGCAAATACGTTTGCGCCAAAAAATTAG